The following proteins are encoded in a genomic region of Thermococcus pacificus:
- a CDS encoding triphosphoribosyl-dephospho-CoA synthase produces the protein MERFKIVRAFVLGPLLEAAIPKPGNVNRYRDFDDLTLYNFLFADTAVIGVYYEAIKTAELLRKGILGFNEAGIGELIKRAVQASREAQDANPNFGVITLSVPLIMGMVLGRNMLDAREKARLLLEESTVRDSMEFYRAIRIANPKGIPSGVKYDVYSDDSFRELFQDGINLARLAEMSCERELIFCEWLNGYELSYGTFGRLYELIKELPLEDAVVRAFLELLAEREDTLIARKAGREEAERVREKAREALEGRLSLDEFDAFMREKGDLRNPGSLADVMAVSLSLLVLRGLRMEIRNGKVWGVIGRL, from the coding sequence ATGGAAAGGTTTAAGATAGTCCGCGCCTTTGTACTCGGCCCCCTGCTTGAGGCGGCTATTCCAAAACCCGGAAACGTGAACCGCTACCGCGACTTCGACGACCTTACCCTCTACAACTTCCTCTTCGCGGATACTGCCGTCATTGGAGTCTACTACGAGGCTATTAAAACGGCTGAGCTCCTTCGGAAGGGAATTCTGGGCTTCAACGAGGCGGGCATAGGGGAACTGATAAAGCGTGCCGTCCAGGCCTCTCGCGAGGCTCAGGATGCGAACCCGAACTTCGGCGTCATAACACTCTCGGTTCCGCTCATCATGGGAATGGTTCTGGGCAGGAACATGCTCGACGCTAGGGAGAAGGCGAGGCTCTTGCTCGAGGAATCGACCGTGAGGGACAGCATGGAGTTCTACAGGGCGATAAGGATAGCGAACCCCAAGGGAATTCCCAGCGGCGTCAAGTACGACGTCTATTCCGACGATTCCTTCAGGGAGCTTTTCCAGGACGGGATCAACCTCGCCAGGCTCGCCGAGATGAGCTGTGAACGGGAGCTTATCTTCTGCGAGTGGCTGAACGGCTACGAGCTGAGCTACGGGACCTTTGGCAGGCTCTACGAGCTGATAAAAGAACTTCCGCTTGAGGACGCCGTTGTCAGGGCATTCCTCGAGCTTCTCGCGGAGAGAGAGGATACCCTAATAGCGAGAAAGGCCGGAAGGGAAGAGGCGGAGCGTGTCAGGGAGAAGGCCCGAGAAGCCCTCGAAGGCCGGCTCTCTCTCGATGAGTTCGACGCCTTCATGCGGGAGAAGGGGGATCTTAGAAACCCTGGGAGCCTGGCCGACGTGATGGCGGTGTCACTAAGTCTGCTCGTTCTGCGGGGATT
- a CDS encoding PspC domain-containing protein, giving the protein MAKKLVRSKRERVFLGVLGGLAEHLEVDPTLVRLIFIVLLVFNPVAMTLLYFLAALIIPEEGSEGTEEPLSDRIDAVVSETSDRLDEIFSGNENTKAIALVLVLLGALLLAGPFMPLFMPAVNFRTLAALVFLIVGIILLMRGD; this is encoded by the coding sequence ATGGCGAAGAAGCTGGTGAGGTCGAAAAGGGAAAGGGTTTTCCTCGGCGTGCTCGGTGGTTTGGCGGAGCACCTTGAGGTGGATCCAACCCTCGTGAGGCTGATATTCATTGTGCTCCTTGTGTTCAACCCGGTGGCGATGACGCTGCTCTACTTCCTTGCGGCCCTGATAATCCCTGAGGAGGGGAGCGAAGGGACAGAGGAACCGCTCTCAGACCGGATCGATGCTGTGGTCAGCGAGACGAGCGACAGGTTGGATGAGATTTTCTCTGGAAACGAGAACACAAAGGCGATAGCACTCGTCCTCGTACTCCTCGGGGCCCTTCTCCTGGCCGGGCCATTCATGCCCCTCTTCATGCCCGCGGTGAACTTCAGAACCCTCGCCGCCCTCGTATTCCTGATCGTGGGTATAATCCTGCTCATGAGGGGGGATTGA
- a CDS encoding DUF4097 family beta strand repeat-containing protein, producing MLRRGGVLPIIAGVVLAVILIGAVAAAVIVHKYQTHRKEAGPLKELGAFDAGGVVIRDTVGDVRIVRANVSGVVLKSNLPVKANYSGGLLTVYCPTERKRGLLRFGEHNACSDYRDGKVVIEVGRKLADIWVKDTVGDVEVDVNATRLVLKDVVGDVRASAPAEYLVEDIVGDVSIDAEGDVEVSDVVGDVYISIPANFSVQLSVKDVVGDVENTHSGEGMPVLVRVSDVVGDVRIGQ from the coding sequence ATGCTCAGGCGTGGTGGGGTTCTACCGATTATAGCTGGTGTCGTCCTAGCTGTTATCCTCATAGGTGCCGTAGCGGCCGCGGTGATAGTCCACAAGTATCAAACCCACAGGAAAGAGGCCGGCCCGCTGAAGGAGCTAGGGGCCTTTGATGCCGGTGGGGTTGTCATCAGGGATACCGTTGGGGACGTCCGGATCGTCCGAGCAAACGTGAGTGGAGTAGTCCTGAAGAGCAACCTCCCGGTAAAGGCCAACTACTCCGGAGGCCTCCTGACCGTGTACTGTCCGACAGAGCGGAAGAGGGGCCTCCTCCGGTTCGGCGAACACAACGCCTGCAGTGACTACCGCGATGGTAAGGTGGTCATTGAGGTCGGGAGGAAGCTGGCGGACATCTGGGTTAAAGATACTGTCGGCGACGTCGAGGTGGACGTCAACGCAACGAGATTGGTCCTTAAGGATGTGGTGGGGGACGTCCGTGCCAGCGCCCCCGCGGAGTACCTCGTGGAGGACATCGTGGGCGACGTCTCGATAGACGCGGAGGGGGACGTGGAGGTCAGCGACGTGGTGGGCGACGTTTACATCTCCATCCCGGCAAACTTCTCGGTCCAGCTCAGCGTTAAAGATGTCGTGGGGGACGTTGAGAACACCCACTCCGGGGAGGGAATGCCGGTGCTCGTGAGGGTCTCGGACGTCGTTGGAGACGTCAGAATCGGGCAATGA
- the pfpI gene encoding deglycase PfpI, with amino-acid sequence MKVLFLSADGFEDLELIYPLHRIKEEGHEVYVVSFQRGKITGKHGYSVNVDLAFDEVDPDEFDALVLPGGRAPEIVRLNEKAVSIVKKMFEDGKPVASICHGPQILISAGVLKGRKGTSVITIRDDVKNAGAEWVDAEVVVDGNWVSSRHPGDLYAWMREFVKLLR; translated from the coding sequence ATGAAGGTGCTGTTTCTGAGTGCTGACGGTTTTGAGGATCTGGAGCTGATCTACCCTCTCCACAGGATAAAGGAAGAAGGCCACGAGGTCTACGTGGTGAGCTTCCAGAGGGGCAAGATAACGGGCAAGCACGGCTACTCCGTCAACGTTGACCTTGCGTTTGACGAGGTTGACCCGGACGAGTTCGACGCGCTCGTCCTTCCCGGTGGAAGGGCGCCTGAGATAGTGAGGCTCAACGAGAAGGCTGTCTCAATAGTTAAGAAGATGTTCGAGGACGGAAAGCCCGTCGCCAGCATCTGCCACGGGCCGCAGATACTCATCTCAGCCGGTGTGCTGAAGGGCAGAAAGGGAACCAGCGTTATAACTATCCGCGACGATGTGAAGAACGCCGGCGCGGAGTGGGTCGACGCTGAGGTAGTCGTCGACGGCAACTGGGTCAGCTCGAGGCACCCCGGCGATTTATACGCCTGGATGAGGGAGTTCGTGAAGCTCCTTCGCTGA
- a CDS encoding Lrp/AsnC family transcriptional regulator → MRTGLDEVDRKILVILQKNSRTPLREISKEVGLAESTVYERIKKLREKGIIKKFTVMLDPESLGFKILAFILIKSKAGMYSHVATELKKYPQIVEIYETTGDYDMLVKIRTSGSDELNEFLDRIGEIQGVEATHTMVVLKAHKEVTELPL, encoded by the coding sequence ATGCGAACGGGTTTGGACGAGGTGGATAGGAAAATCCTTGTGATACTCCAGAAGAACAGCAGAACGCCCCTCCGCGAGATCTCCAAGGAAGTGGGACTGGCCGAATCGACGGTCTACGAGAGGATAAAGAAGCTCAGGGAGAAGGGAATAATAAAGAAGTTCACCGTGATGCTCGACCCCGAATCACTTGGCTTCAAGATACTGGCGTTCATTCTGATAAAGTCCAAGGCGGGCATGTACTCCCACGTCGCCACCGAGCTCAAGAAGTACCCCCAGATAGTTGAAATCTACGAGACCACCGGCGACTACGACATGCTGGTCAAGATAAGAACCAGCGGCAGTGACGAGCTCAACGAGTTCCTCGACAGAATCGGGGAGATCCAGGGCGTTGAAGCCACCCACACGATGGTGGTTCTCAAGGCACACAAGGAGGTAACGGAGCTCCCCCTCTGA
- a CDS encoding OBG GTPase family GTP-binding protein, with amino-acid sequence MPTNVTAEYLAAEEEYRNAKTIPEKIRALEKMYATVPKHKGTEKLRLQIKRKLAELRKELDKQRQMKKGGGGPSLAVRKEGAAQIVLAGLPNVGKSSLMKALTNVDADVADYAFTTVEPIPGMMHHKDVQIQLVEVPGLVEGAALGKGMGPQLLSVIRNADAIAIVVDLSRDPVKQMEILLKEFERAGIKVNKRKPRVEIKKTAMGGIVINGQENIKGDIQEVMKMLREERIHSAEITVKEPVTLEEIADALDESLVWRRAIIIANKGDAPGSKENYERLLKAYGDRFKIIPVSAKRKIQLDKLKDELYELAGIIRVFTKSPGEEPAYPPVPLKKGSTVMDLAERIHKDFAKNFRYARVWGKSVKFPGQRVGADHVLEDGDIVEIHAR; translated from the coding sequence ATGCCAACGAACGTAACGGCAGAGTACCTAGCGGCGGAGGAGGAGTACAGGAACGCGAAAACTATTCCCGAGAAAATTCGCGCCCTTGAGAAGATGTACGCCACCGTTCCGAAGCACAAGGGCACCGAAAAGCTTAGACTTCAAATAAAAAGGAAGCTGGCGGAGCTCAGGAAGGAGCTTGATAAGCAGCGCCAGATGAAGAAGGGCGGTGGCGGGCCGTCGCTCGCTGTGAGGAAGGAAGGTGCGGCGCAGATAGTTCTCGCGGGGCTTCCAAACGTGGGGAAGAGCTCCCTCATGAAGGCACTCACAAACGTCGATGCCGACGTGGCCGACTACGCTTTCACGACGGTGGAGCCCATTCCAGGCATGATGCACCACAAGGACGTTCAGATCCAGCTCGTCGAGGTTCCTGGGCTGGTTGAGGGCGCCGCCCTTGGGAAGGGCATGGGGCCCCAGCTCCTGAGCGTCATAAGAAACGCCGATGCAATAGCGATCGTCGTTGACCTCTCCAGGGATCCGGTTAAGCAGATGGAAATTCTCCTCAAGGAGTTTGAGAGGGCGGGAATAAAGGTCAACAAGAGGAAGCCGAGGGTTGAGATAAAGAAGACCGCGATGGGCGGAATAGTCATCAACGGCCAGGAGAACATCAAAGGCGATATCCAGGAAGTCATGAAGATGCTCCGAGAGGAGAGGATTCACTCGGCAGAGATAACCGTTAAGGAGCCTGTAACGCTGGAGGAGATAGCCGACGCTCTCGATGAAAGCCTCGTCTGGCGCAGGGCGATAATCATAGCCAACAAGGGGGATGCCCCCGGCAGCAAGGAGAACTACGAGCGCTTGTTGAAAGCCTACGGTGACCGCTTTAAGATAATCCCCGTCTCCGCTAAGCGGAAGATACAGCTCGACAAGCTGAAGGACGAGCTCTACGAGCTGGCTGGAATAATCAGAGTTTTCACGAAGAGCCCCGGCGAAGAGCCGGCTTATCCGCCGGTGCCGCTGAAGAAGGGCTCGACGGTTATGGATTTAGCCGAGAGAATCCACAAGGACTTCGCCAAGAATTTCCGCTACGCTCGCGTCTGGGGCAAGAGCGTCAAGTTCCCGGGCCAGCGCGTTGGAGCCGACCACGTGCTGGAAGACGGTGATATAGTGGAGATCCATGCGCGCTAG